CATTTGTCATCTATGTATCACATCTCCTTAGAGTGATTTTCTGTACTCTTCTTCACTCATGAGTTCATCGAATTCCGCAGGGTTTGATGCTTCAATCTTCACAAGCCAGCCTTCCCCTTCTGGGTCTTGGTTTATAATTTCAGGATTCGTATTGACTTTGTCGTTAACTGCCACGATTTTGCCACTGACTGGAGCGTAAACATCACCAGCTGCTTTAACACTTTCCAAAGAAACTATTACATCACCCTTCTTTACTTCTTTTCCAACTGCTGGAAGGTCAACGTAGACAATATCCCCGAGTTGCTCTTGCGCGTACTGGCTTACGCCAACATATCCTGTCTCGTTATCATACCATTCGTGCGTTTTCGCAAACCTTTTCATTGAAAGATACCTCCCCTTTTTAAATTCAAGATTAATAACCATTTTTCATTATATCACACAGACAGTAATTATCCAACATCTAAAAATTTTATTCTATCTCTGTATAACTCAAAAACCTTGCTAATTATATCACTATCTGAATAGTTCTCGACTATCCTTTTTGCATCTTCACGTGCTAAGAGCATCAATTCAGTATCAGAAATTATATCAGCTACTCTGAATTCTGGTAAACCGTGCTGACGTGTACCGAAAAATTCTCCAGGTCCTCTCAATTTTAAATCGTACTCTGAAATCTTGAATCCGTCATTTGTGCTCGCAAAGAACTGTAACCTATCCCAAGCCTCTTCCCCAGCTTCGCTGACTATAAGGAAGCAGTAACTTTGCTTTTCTCCCCTTCCTACCCTTCCCCTTAATTGATGGAGTTGCGCAAGCCCAAATCTTTCTGCATTTTCAATCACCATAATGGTGGCATTCGGAACGTCTACTCCAACTTCTATGACCGATGTTGAGATTAGAATCTTCAATTCTCCGCTTGCGAATTTTACCATCACTTCGTTTTTTTCATCGTCAGACATTCTACCGTGAATTAATCCTGTTGGAATATCGGCAAAGATGTCTTTTGTAAGCATTCTATACATCTCTTCCGCCGCCTTTGCATTGATAGCATCCGACTGTTCTATGAGAGGATAAACTATATAGGCTTGGTCACCATTTTCGGTCACC
This genomic window from Fervidobacterium gondwanense DSM 13020 contains:
- the gcvH gene encoding glycine cleavage system protein GcvH, with amino-acid sequence MKRFAKTHEWYDNETGYVGVSQYAQEQLGDIVYVDLPAVGKEVKKGDVIVSLESVKAAGDVYAPVSGKIVAVNDKVNTNPEIINQDPEGEGWLVKIEASNPAEFDELMSEEEYRKSL